Below is a genomic region from Timaviella obliquedivisa GSE-PSE-MK23-08B.
TTACATGTTGCTGTATGGCGATCGATTTTGGCACGGGCTGATCCAACTGCTTCCCCCGCGTTTAGGAGTTGCTTTAAGTACCTCATTACAACAACAATTTCACCAATTTTTCTTAACGCAACTGCTTCTGGCACTGGCAATGTTTTTCCTTGTACTACCTACTTTCCTCATCCTTAACATTAAATTCAGCCTACTCTTTGCCATTTTGATTGGCTTATTTGAGGTGATTCCGCTTTTTGGGGCAACGATAGGAATTGGGCTAGTAACACTCCTTGCCCTGGGTTTACAGGGCCCTTTCGCAGCCGTCCAAGTCGTCGTTTCTAGCATGGTGTTTCAGCAAATTACGGATAACATTATTGCGCCGCGAATTCGAGGTGAATTTACAGGGCTCAATCCGATTTGGATTGTGATTGCGTTGCTTCTAGGCGGCAGAGTAGCAGGGTTTACTGGAGTTGTGTTGGCATTACCGATCGCTGCAACCATTAAAAGCACAAGTGAGGCAATGAGAAATATGGAAAAAGCAGCATGAGCTAACCCAGCATTTCATCTAAACGAAATCGAGCGATCTGCACGATTTCAGCAAGTGCCTGCGATCGTTCTGCCTCTAGAGAATTCTCTAAGCGAGTTTGAAAAGCCTCCAAGATACTGGCTTTGGTATGATTTTTAACCGCAACAATAAATGGAAACCCAAATCGCTCCTGGTATAAGCAATTCAGTTGTTGAAACTGCTGATATTCCTCCGAGGTTAATTGATCTAACCCAACTCTGGACTGTTCCTTGACCGAAGCCTCTGCCATGCTGACCTTACTGC
It encodes:
- a CDS encoding AI-2E family transporter yields the protein MRLNELYRRYLLYGLSGPVIFLNLWVLGQLFIYLEGLLTFTILSAVLALILDYLVRFLESLNLNRTQAVLVVLFLFLLLLITLGITLIPIVVDQATQLIQGLPSVVEAGDRNFKWLQDFLLERNLRLDLVEITNQLTLQIQGIVGLLPGIAINTLGQLFSSTFLVVLAFYMLLYGDRFWHGLIQLLPPRLGVALSTSLQQQFHQFFLTQLLLALAMFFLVLPTFLILNIKFSLLFAILIGLFEVIPLFGATIGIGLVTLLALGLQGPFAAVQVVVSSMVFQQITDNIIAPRIRGEFTGLNPIWIVIALLLGGRVAGFTGVVLALPIAATIKSTSEAMRNMEKAA
- the uraD gene encoding 2-oxo-4-hydroxy-4-carboxy-5-ureidoimidazoline decarboxylase, encoding MNLSQLNSMELSKFVAVLGGVFENTPAIAQQAWEQRPFVNVEALHRCMVEVMNRMNADEQDTLMRSHPDLGSKVSMAEASVKEQSRVGLDQLTSEEYQQFQQLNCLYQERFGFPFIVAVKNHTKASILEAFQTRLENSLEAERSQALAEIVQIARFRLDEMLG